ACACAATTATATTCACAGGTGGATATgaaattttgtttttgttgtgaTTGTAGTGACCTATCGaagtgttcttttttttttttccttctctccATTGTTTTCTTATCTAGGAGGAATAATCTCTTCTATCCGAAATTTGCAGAGATATCAAGCCTGATAACTTACTACTTGATAGACATGGACACATGAAGTTGTCAGATTTTGGATTGTGTAAACCGCTGGACTGCAGTAATCTTCAGGAAAAGGATTTCACAGCGGCAAATAAGTTAAGTGGCGCTCTTCTAAGCGATGGACGCCCAGCCCCTCCAAGGCGCACTCAACAGGAGCAACTGTTGCATTGGCAGAAGAATAGGAGGATGCTTgtgagttccttattacaacCATTATAAATGAacctttcattttcaaaatcttTAACACCACCCTATTgcttttcttttcatcctccttatattaaaaatattagaatagGAGAGAGAACTTAAGCACAAGTTATAGGAAAAGCTCCTTTCCTATGATATAACATATGGTACAACATGAGAGCCATCtggatatatgtgtgtgtgtgtgtgtatccAGTTGAGAGGGAAAGTCAGTAAGAGAGATTGAACCTGCAATACCACTTCGGGGTTGGAGTGGACATTATATTCAACAAAGCTGAATTTGCCAAGTGGTTTAGGATCGGGGAATCGACTAAGGATGTGATATACCCCTTTATGTCATGGAAGATGTTGCACACCTCTGTGTTAAACTAATGCATGGTTGACTCTTAAAGTTACTATTGAGGACAAAAAAGCTTGCAATGAAAGTGAACTGTCAttctctctcctcctcacatcctTTTCTGATCAACTTTGTTCTCTCTTTTCTCTATCATCACTTCTCTTGGTTGGAGCTCCTATATATCTGTCACTTTGGTTTGATGATTTGCCAACAGAGTTTACTATTTAATCCCTTGTTTGATCATAAGAGTGCGATATGCTCCATTGCTACGCACTTCCTCTCGTCACTATTTTCAGATCTCTCTTCTGATCCCTAGCTACTTTTCTCAAGTAGTACCTTTAACTGGACCTTAGCAGCTGGACTGGAAGTATTTGGTTTAATTCCTTTTTTGATGTGTTTGTTGTAGAATTTTGTAACAGTTCTTCCCTTATTCCTGCTTCTGTATAGGAAGGGACAGTGCCAAATGGTTAGGTTATGTTTTGTAGCTCCTTGTATTCATTACATGGAATCATTTTAACATAATGAAGTACGGCAGGCTTATTCCACTGTTGGGACACCTGATTACATTGCTCCAGAGGTTTTATTGAAGAAAGGATATGGTTGTGAATGTGATTGGTCAGTATCTTTGTATTTTGTTCTCTCTTTCAAGTCAAagcttatattattttattacattttaTATGTGTTCCTCTCTCAGGTGGTCACTTGGTGCGATCATGTATGAAATGCTCGTGGGATATCCACCATTCTATTCTGATGAACCTATGTCCACCTGTAGAAAGGTAAGGAAGGGATTTGCTCCTTGGGTTACGGCGTTACGCATGGTTAAAAGTCTTTAGTGTTTGGAATCCACTGGTTGTCATCTGTGCCCATTCATACCTCTTATCTTGTTACTCATACCGTAGCAATTTTTTGTTTGACTTCAACTTTTGGGTTATGTTGGAGAGTTCAGGTTTTCTGGTGTTTCAACTAGTTAGTTTTCTGATTTGGGCACAAAACGTATGATCTGCTTCTAATTATTAGAAGTTAGAACCGCCAAATATGGTCAGACGCCTATATTCGAGGTATTTATTGGGATTCTGTGAGCTGGAAGGCATGTAGCTTTTTTGTTTCCACTATATTTAGATGATCTATATGTGGCATTCCAATATTTACTGACTTAATATGTCAGCAATTCACATAAGTTAACCTTGTAGGCAAAACAAGTATTAAATGGATTTGCTACATGACCAATATTAAACTACACTGAGCGAGACTCAATCATTATTCAGTGATTGGATTTTGATACCTGTCATGCTCTCTAAGCATGGTTATTCCATTTAGCAACATTTTCCCAAGATGACTTCTTAGCGTTTTCTTGTTGCTGATTCATCTTGCTCTTCTCACACACTTTTCAGCTATTGAAATGCCACACTAAATCAGTTCTATTGCATCAATTATAATGTATATAACCTTTGATGAAAACTTGGAATTTTTACATCAAATGTTGTAGTTTTCCAACTTCAAATTCCATTGTGATTCTAGTTGACAATTAACTTATGTCTCGTTGCTACAGATAGTAAATTGGCGGACTCATCTTAAATTTCCTGAAGAGGCAAAACTATCTCCAGAAGCAAAAGATCTCGTATGTAAACTCCTGTGTAATGTAGAGCAGAGACTTGGGACCAGAGGTGCTGATGAAATAAAGGTACTTGGTGTGTTCAATGTGAAATCCTGTGAACACAGAATGGGATTGGACTTGGACTAATTTAATCCGTTAACTGTGTTTCAGGCTCACCCATGGTTCAAAGGCGTTGAATGGGATAAACTTTATCAAATGAAAGCTGCATTTATTCCCGAAGTTAATGACGAGTTGGATACTCagaattttgagaaatttgaaGAGGTATGCGGATTGCTGCTCAATCTTGGTTTCCCCATCAGTGCTACAGTAACCCTTTGGTGCAGTTCTTATTTGCTTGTTTCTCATGTCTTCTTTTGCAAAATTGATTTGCAGGGCGACAATCAAATTCCAACAGCAGCAAAATCAGGTCCATGGAGGAAGGTTTGTACCAATTAACTGCTAGTGAATTCATAATTCGTAGGTGCATGTTGAAGTGTGGTTAACTCTGTCATTCTGCATTTGAATAGTCAGCTGATAGAGATGATTTTGTAAACTTCTTACAagtattcataattcataggGGCTTCCAGTAATGCATTCTGCAGTTGAATAATTAGCTGATAGGGACCATTTTTATGGTCTTTATTCTAACTTCTGCGTGTGTATGCAAACTTGAATTTGGGCTAGTTCTCTGGGAGTAGCCATTTGCTTTGTTTACTTATCACAGTCCAAATGCAATTTCTAGATGACAAAATAGAATTCCTGTTCAAGTACTACTTCTCTATGTGGCAATTGAACCGAATTGAATTTGACAGTAAAATCAAGACATATATATCTCTTTATTGAGCTGCTAGTGAGCCGACAGAGGTGCTGCTTTTTTGGTCGATAAATTCTGTAGTCATGCAGAATTAAGCATAAGGTTGTTTTTTCTGTTTCCAAATTGAAAAATCCATGTAACTACTTCTGAGGCATTGTaaaggataaagggtaactgaCAGTTGAAGGGAAGAGGCTGCCTCCTTTATCGGAAActagtttggtaagaaatttgCGTACAGAACTGTTTCAGTCTTGAGTAAGAGGAAAATGCGTTTTTTTCCTTCTCAAAAAAAGACAGAAAGAAAAATGTTTCATTTTGCTATTTATCATAGCTAATTTGGTTCATCAACTTCTATTGTTGTTTTCATCATGCACTCCTTGGAAGATTCGTATCAATGTTAAACCTGTTCTTGACCCTTTCATTTGTTGTTACAGATGCTCTCCTCAAAGGATGTCAACTTTATGGGTTACACTTACAAAAACTTTGAGATTGTGAATGATAACGATGTTTCTCAAATGGGTACTTAGCTTTTCCTTGCAGTAGATTATAATTATTCCATATCCTAATTTGGGTCAAGCTCGTCGCACCAGGCTTGCCTAGTGCGGGTTACCTCTCTTGTGTGGTTTGCAAGCTATTGCATAGGAGCGGTGGTTTTACCCTGTGCGCACCCAAAGGGTAGCGGCTGCAGGTTTCCTTGTcataaaaaaagagagaatgaTTTGATTTCTTCTTTTATCTGTACTTTGCTAATCAGTCCTTTGTTTGTCAAGTATTAAATGGTTTCTTTGTAATTTTCAGATTGTGATTTGTCTTGATAtgtttatttctatttttcagctgaattgaagaagaagagcaaCAAAGCTAAGAGGCCAACTGTGAAATCGCTTTTCAGTAGGATATCTGCCCCTCTTTAAATTATTCTGGTTTTCATAGTACTATTATAGACTGGAATTATTACTTCTTTAAGCATTGCTTCTAGGAAAAGAGAGGCAATAGCCAAGGAACGGAAATAATGGTGTCATCTCTTCACTTGCTCGAGTGGTAGTCATGTTCAGGGAAACTTATCCCAGGAAATGAGTTGTAACTTATACTGGATTGAGCATCACCATCCTTTATATTTATAGAGTTTCAAAGAGTTGGAGATGAAgagaatttttttgaatttcccATAATGGTCGTAATTTTTCAGAAGGAAACAATGGATATCTTTTTTGATGACCGAGGTATCCGTATGGAGCCAACCTCTAGGACTAACCGCAGCCTTCGAAATTCGGGGATAGTGGGTTCACCCGCTTAAATACCAAGCTTAGTTTGCATGGCGCAGGGCTCGAACTCATGACTTATGTCACTAGTCCCTCAACTTTTGCCACTTGAACCAAGTCCGGGGGCTCGAAATAGTGGATACTACCATCAAATTTCAAGATTAAAGATTATTATGTTTTTGATGATTATGGTGTCTGAATCAGCTTGCGCACACATTGACTAATTTTGTGGGTACCGGTCGACTCCCACCAGCAACAATTACAAGGTATTTCTGTCCAGTGTCCACCAAGGCTAGGACGGATGGGAAGAActcacctagtgtttttgtctTTGCTAGGATTTGAACCTAAGACCTCATGGTTAtcaacccacttcattgactACAAagccacacccttgggtgcaaGAATTTAATTATTAGTTGATTCTTCATTTGTGATTTTTAAAAGAACCACATTTTTTTAGTCTCTTGGATCTTGAAGTTTCTCAGAGTTGGAGAGCTAAAGACAAATCTATCTCTGAAGTTCTCCTAGTGGTGGTAATCTCTCCAAAAGGAGGAGTGGATATTACTTTCCATTTTTAAGAACAGTGGATGCTACTATCCATTTTAAGAAAAACAACTATGCCTTAGTTCTGAACAAGTTAGGGATCGCCTACATGAATCCTCACTATTCCATTTAGGCTCAAGTCATGCCATCAATCTACTTTCAAGAAAATGATTTGATTATTGGTTGACTTTCTGTTTGCAATACCTTTACAACATCTTGTCCATCTGTTTCATGCATTCTTTCTCGTTTTCTTCCGATTATTCTTATCTTATGAACCATGGCAGAGGGTATATGATATAATTGTCAAGAAGAAACATGttaaaatatgtattttcatATGTTTGTAGGTGAGGATTCAGAAGCTGCTGACTCGCAACATGCTCATGGTAGTTTCCTTAATCTCTTGCCTCCACACTTGGAATCCTCAAAGCAGGCTGAACAGCTATAGCTACATCCAAAACTAACCTGTTAATAACTTCATGACCATAgccaaaacaaagaaaacaggGGCAATGTCAAACCCCTCGTCAAGTCAATAGCTTTTGTTGTTGTGTTTTTTAACGTAGGTGTATTCCAAGTGTAAGTAAAGTATTCACGACGAAGGCAGTTTTGCAAATTCTGGTGTAACTGCCTTGGTTCATAGTTTGCGCTTGTTTTGTGTAAATTATTTCTTGGAAGTACATATATCATTCTTTTTGTTGCTAGTTTGTAATTTTGCTCTCTCTAAGCTGCAGAAACTTGTGACCTTGTTCTTGTAATCTCTTCAACTTTGGGTTTATTTATTTCAATAGCCCCATTCAGGTTTTTGTGTTCTTGCTGGTTTTTTCTATTAAGGATCTTTGGTTATCTGAACTATCATGGAAACTGCCCTTTATTTCTGTGCTTTTGCTTTCTCCAAAGATGATAGAATAAtggagaaaaataatatttcggGGAGTATAACAGGTGTCTCGTGGAATTAGTTAATGTCTAGATCCAAACACTacatttataaaaagaaaaaaaatctcagGGAATTTGAGGAGGGACTATTGGAGACAATTTCTCTACCATGCAAAGATGGGGTAAGAATTGTGTATATTCGATCCTCATTAAACTTCACTCGTGGGATTACATTCATTTGTTGTTTCATAACAGTATTTTCAAGGCAGAGGTGCCGGGTAGGACATATTACCTTTGATGGGATTAAGGTGTTAGTCTCACAAGGCAATCTCCACAAATTTAATTACGTAGAAAATATGTTAGAATTgtgtaaaagaagaaaaaatagagtTTGTACAAGTATCattcttattaaaaaaaaacagaaaaaaatgGGTTACAGCAAAATCTCGAAATGGTTTCAACTTGTAGAAGACGACACGAAGAGAAATAACATTTTATCTGTAGTACTAGAATCCTTGACTTAGACCACAACCttgttgatattgaaaattAGCCCTTCCTTGTGGGGGCCGGATCCACAGTATCTGTTAAGACACTCATAAACCTTAAATCTTGAATCCACCTCTGACTACTTGTTCCAATCAAGTATGTTGTAGAACAAGGCGCTGATCCTGGTTTAGTCTGCATTGAGAAGTGGCTGCAGTGCCTTGACCATAATTGCCATGTTTGGTCGGAAAAGTGGTTCTTCTTGGACACAAAGTGCTACAAGAGCTGCCACCTGAGAAGGAATAGCCAAATGGTGGTTACATTAAAAAAACTAGGCCTTGCTTTACAACAATTTGTTCAAATATGAGAAATTAAGAAGAAAACCTTAGCAATTGCCCTTGGAGGGTACTCATTATTTAGTTTTGGATCAACACACTCTTTCACTTTGTCATCACTTAATAGTGGAGTTGCCTGCATTGAGGATGAGTCAGTATATTAGAAGCACAAAGAGAGCTAAACATAACTAACAATTCTATGTTGCTTGAACACTTCAAAAATGTTGTCGCACTCCCGTCGGATCttccaaaaatgcactacttcCAAATTTAGATGGACCCCCAACAGATGAGCAACAACCCCCAATTGGTTAGGGATTGCACTTTGTCCCGCTTGGTGGATGAAATCTTCTCTCCTTTTAGAATTCATTCTCACACATACCTTTTTTCTGAGGAGCAAAGAATAATCTTCCAAGCGGACAGAGACCTAAGCCCTTGACAAAGGAAAGAGATGTTGTGTAAGAATCACTCACACATTCTTCtgaattatatattaatttggtAAAACACTCTGAAATGATGGGAGATTGAATTAGTCCTTCATTCTATTCTGCCTATTCCTTTCCGGCGGAGATTTATTGATTAGCTAGAGAGATAAGAGCTTCGATTCGCAGGTAGGATCCGACATGCACCCGTCAATATTTCTGAAGAGTTCGAGCAACATAGCTAACAATTAGGTAGGATAAGAGAATCTACCCATGTGACAAGACTTTGTTCCCCTTCAGGCATTGTATAATCTACTGCCTTCCTTCCTGTCAACAGCTCTAAGAGAACAACTCCAAAACTATAAACGTCACTTTTGTCTGTTATCTTTTCTCCCAAGGCATACCTGTACCATAAATTAACATCTTATTACAACACAATTTTCCGATAAGTTGAGGGTTCGAGTCACACTGAAGGATAAGCGGGAACACTATTGATCCTCCTGATGCAAAGGCTTACTCTGGACCATGGTAGCCATAACTCTCCTGAACTCTAGTGGAAGCGTCTGAGAACTGATTTGTCAAGTCGAAATCAGCAACTTTTGCTATAAAATCATCAAACAGTAGTACATTGCTAGATCTAACATCGTGATGAATAATTCGCGGTTCAACTTTTTGGTGTAGATATTCAAGGCCGCTAGCTACACCACAAGCAATTTTAACTCTCTGATTCCAGGTAAGAACTGAACCAGGCTCAGCACTTTCTACTCCTTTTTTACCTATACAACAAAACATCCAATAATCATCAATGATTCAATAGTACAATTGCTTAATCTGACCTGAATGAATCATCGACATACCATGTAATACATCATGCAATGTGCCCATGGTTGCAAACTCGTAAACCAAGATTCGATTATTTGCTTCTAAGCAATAACCTAACAGAGTCACAAAATGCTCATGCTTAAGTGTTGACACCATTTGTACCTGTATACACAAGAGGGAAGTTAAAATATTTCGAGACATTGTTCTATTCGTCCCAAAATAGTACTCGAACACACACGACTTACCTGGTCTGCAAAGACAGTATCTGATTCTGCAGAAGAACTAGTATCCAATTGCTTTATTGCTACTTGTTGGCCATTGCTTAATTTAGCACCATAAACGCGTCCATAAGATCCCTCAGAAATCAGAGCTTTCTCCCAAAAGTTATCAGTCAGTATGTTTATCTCATCCAACGACATGTCTGGACGTACCTCAATTGTTATAActttttgaggaggagcttcaTTTGGCTCTCCTCCTTCATTAGCTGCATTATCAAAGAAACAACGTTGAAGAcgtaattaagtaaataaaagtgtGTTCTTTCTAACAGCTTAAGTTTTTAGGTGAAATTGTCACACAATTCAACAGTTTTCATCAAGCTAACACGAGTAAATCAACAGGATCATATCGTCTCCCATGCACTAATAAGTCAATTTAGATCATATATAAAGACTGAAGTTACATATCAACACTACGATAAAAAGACTAGGTTCTTTAATTTCTATAGTTGCTACAACAACCTCGGATCCATGATTTTCACTAAGGGACttctaaaaaatgaaaaagtaaGTACTTGAAATTTGAACTTGGAACTTTGAATTTCGAATTCCCTAAACCACTAAGACAACATCCAGTCTTGTGTTCAAGGGATTCAATAAAAACAAAAacttatatatacaatgtaattttttgaCGAGGGAGTTCGGGAAAAAATAAAGCACATTTTGCAGGCTAAAAAGTAAACTATGGAAGTAgagaagaaaaattattaacCTTGGTTGTGGGAATAATGGAATCTATGCTTGATGAAATTGATGATAGACTTGATGAAACTAAGGAAGATGATAGACAAAATTGCACTAATGATAAGGAAGCCATAGTTGACAAGATTTGATTCTAAAGAGGAAGACATTGTTCTGTTTTCAATTTTTGGtgttaatttctttaatttatacTAACACAAGCAATGGGAAAGGTTTTATTCTAGTCAAACAACAACTATTAATCTGAATAATATAACAGCAATTTGCAAGGCGGCTAAGTGCACATTTGAGTTATTCAATTGATAATTTAGTTAAAGTTGTTGTAATGTGACCAGAAGGTCACGAGTTCAAGTTTTGAAaatagcctctggcagaaagGTAAGATAAGACTATGTACAATAGACTCTTGTGGTCGGACCCTTCCCTAGACCCTGCACATAGCGGAAGCTTATTGCACCGAGCTGCCCTTTCTTTATTCAAACCAACCAgagaataaaattaaacaaTGATTACATAGGACAAGTTGCTtagttatattattgttgtttttttaGTCTACTTGCAAGACACCTACTCTGGATTGCCCTTTAGCATATACTTCCCTTATCTCAATTTACATgacatttttgaattttgagattaaataagttttttttttttgaattaacaGTACTGTATCAAATAAATTGAGACTAcataattcttcttttattctaTTTAAAATTAAGTCTATATATGTGCTCTGAATAGTGGCAGGGAACCAAAATGGATTTGAACCCTTCACATTGCAGTTTATGTCTAGACAACTCATTATTTGGAGCGGGCATAATTTGGGTCAATTCAAAATTGAAATCGAAATTCAAAtatttgatttgaatttttgaattgTGAATTAGATTTTGGATTGAATATTACATTTAGTACTACAGATTTTTTAATTGGATAATTAGAAATCTTCATACAACTCTACCTATATTATATGCATCTGATAGTAATAAGTGCATTTTCCAAAGGTTTCAAATAGATTATAACATATGTTGCTATTCCTTATAGTATTAAGTCTAATATTAAAGTACACGACATGGACATTAAGGTAATCTTAATCCTTTTTTAATCTTAGAAAGTTATATAGTCTGACTAGCAAATTTATCAAAAGTTTCGAGTTTAAATAtcgaaaatgaaaaaaattgtgaaaatatgcaaatttaaatttgtggtgaatatttttaatttatcccAAATATTTGAAGTACTCATTTTCTCCATTGGAACTCTCCTTCCCCTTCTGTTTTCATCTTCTTGTTACAGAAACAGCTGATTATAAATCCCAACAGAGACGCCATTTTTACTGTTGAATGAGAATCATCAGATTCTCAAATAATCTTTCCTATGAGCTTTTCAACAAAGTAATTGACAATTAGCGCATTTTGCAACTTCACACAAAATCCCAAATTACATTGAACCAAAAAAATGGAATCTTCAAGTGAAAATCTTGTCAAACCCCTTTTAAACAACCCATCTTCCATCAAAACAAAGTCACAAGCTAAGCAACTTCATGCCCAAATTGTGAAAACAAGAGGGTCAAGGTCTGTTTCACTTGCCACCATCATTCTTGGCATTTACTCTGACCTTAACCTTCTGAAAGAATCTCTACAAGTTTTCAACAACTTTCGTTATGTACCCACTAAAGCTTGGAAATCTGTTGTCAGGTGTTACTCTTGTAATGGCTATTTTCGTGATTCTTTGGCCTGTTTTGTTGAAATGAGAAGCTGGGGGAAGTTACCTGGTAGTGATATTTTTCCTTCTGTTGTAAGAGCATGTGCCCATTTGAAGGAATTGAGGGTTGGTGAGTCTGTTCATGGTTGTGTTATCAGGTTTGGCATGGAATCTGATCTTTATACTGGGAATGCACTTATGAATATGTATGCAAAATTGCAGGTTTCATTACATGACTGCCATGTGTTTGATGAAATTCCCCTGTCAGATCGCTTTGATAGTCATAGAAGCAGTTTGGGTCAAGATTCTGAGATTGGAATTGATGATATTGGAAAAGTACCAGTTTTGTATCAGGGGACAAGAAATGAGTTGATAAGGAGTGAAAAAAGTCATTTTGAGTCTGTAAGTGGAAGGAGAGTGAAAAATGCTACAGGATTAGATAGTGTGAGTAAGATTTTTCAAATGATGCCGGATAGAGATGTTGTTTCGTGGAATACTGTGATTGGTGGAAATGTACAAAGTGGGTTGTATGAAGAAGCTCTGGAAAGGTTAAGGGAGATGAGCAATGCCTATTTGAAGCCTGACTGTTTCACTTTGTCTAGTGTCCTTCCTGT
This DNA window, taken from Solanum dulcamara chromosome 3, daSolDulc1.2, whole genome shotgun sequence, encodes the following:
- the LOC129883144 gene encoding uncharacterized protein LOC129883144; the protein is MESAKRWFSKLGKKDKPKPPKKQETTSNGKEGSKLSSHEEIPSTATKQKVAAAKQYIEKHYKEQMKSLHERRERRNILEKKLADAEVSEEEQSNLLKYLEKKETEFMRLQRHKMGADDFEPLTMIGKGAFGEVRICKEKATGHVYAMKKLKKSEMLRRGQVEHVKAERNLLAEVESNCIVKLYCSFQDEEYLYLIMEYLPGGDMMTLLMRKDTLTEDEARFYVGETVLAIESIHKHNYIHRDIKPDNLLLDRHGHMKLSDFGLCKPLDCSNLQEKDFTAANKLSGALLSDGRPAPPRRTQQEQLLHWQKNRRMLAYSTVGTPDYIAPEVLLKKGYGCECDWWSLGAIMYEMLVGYPPFYSDEPMSTCRKIVNWRTHLKFPEEAKLSPEAKDLVCKLLCNVEQRLGTRGADEIKAHPWFKGVEWDKLYQMKAAFIPEVNDELDTQNFEKFEEGDNQIPTAAKSGPWRKMLSSKDVNFMGYTYKNFEIVNDNDVSQMAELKKKSNKAKRPTVKSLFSEDSEAADSQHAHGSFLNLLPPHLESSKQAEQL
- the LOC129883145 gene encoding probable protein kinase At2g41970 isoform X1: MSSSLESNLVNYGFLIISAILSIIFLSFIKSIINFIKHRFHYSHNQANEGGEPNEAPPQKVITIEVRPDMSLDEINILTDNFWEKALISEGSYGRVYGAKLSNGQQVAIKQLDTSSSAESDTVFADQVQMVSTLKHEHFVTLLGYCLEANNRILVYEFATMGTLHDVLHGKKGVESAEPGSVLTWNQRVKIACGVASGLEYLHQKVEPRIIHHDVRSSNVLLFDDFIAKVADFDLTNQFSDASTRVQESYGYHGPEYALGEKITDKSDVYSFGVVLLELLTGRKAVDYTMPEGEQSLVTWVSVRLEDYSLLLRKKATPLLSDDKVKECVDPKLNNEYPPRAIAKVAALVALCVQEEPLFRPNMAIMVKALQPLLNAD
- the LOC129883145 gene encoding probable protein kinase At2g41970 isoform X2, coding for MSSSLESNLVNYGFLIISAILSIIFLSFIKSIINFIKHRFHYSHNQANEGGEPNEAPPQKVITIEVRPDMSLDEINILTDNFWEKALISEGSYGRVYGAKLSNGQQVAIKQLDTSSSAESDTVFADQVQMVSTLKHEHFVTLLGYCLEANNRILVYEFATMGTLHDVLHGKKGVESAEPGSVLTWNQRVKIACGVASGLEYLHQKVEPRIIHHDVRSSNVLLFDDFIAKVADFDLTNQFSDASTRVQESYGYHGPEYALGEKITDKSDVYSFGVVLLELLTGRKAVDYTMPEGEQSLVTWATPLLSDDKVKECVDPKLNNEYPPRAIAKVAALVALCVQEEPLFRPNMAIMVKALQPLLNAD